In Lacibacter sp. H375, one DNA window encodes the following:
- a CDS encoding cysteine desulfurase family protein, which translates to MQNPIYLDYNATTPCDPRVLDEMLPYFTNQFGNAASRTHAYGWVAEEAVTIGRERVAKLIGADPSELIFTSGATEAVNLALRGVYETYQSKGKHIITYHTEHKAVLDTCAYLEKQGAIVTYLPVDEKGLPDLSLLEKNIHAETILIAAMYANNETGVLFPIKEMSSIAKKAGVLFFSDATQAVGKVPVDVLKEDIDLLALSAHKLYGPKGVGALYVRRKNPRVKLSPLLYGGGHEKGLRSGTLNVPGIVGLGKACDVCLLDMQVDSLRIEQLRDQLLNGLLALGCVKLNGGKNFLLPHVANVSFDFAAAAQLIGQLSKHIAVSSGSACTSASAEPSHVLKAMGLKDELAIGSIRFSLGRFTTEEEITSALNKIKQVVQDIQTV; encoded by the coding sequence ATGCAGAACCCCATCTATCTCGACTATAATGCCACAACTCCCTGCGATCCAAGGGTTTTGGACGAAATGCTGCCTTACTTTACCAATCAATTTGGAAATGCAGCCAGTAGAACCCATGCGTATGGATGGGTGGCGGAAGAAGCGGTGACGATAGGCAGGGAGAGGGTTGCCAAACTGATAGGCGCTGATCCGTCAGAACTCATCTTCACTTCGGGAGCAACTGAAGCTGTTAATCTTGCATTGCGGGGTGTTTATGAAACTTATCAATCAAAAGGGAAACATATTATTACCTACCACACTGAACATAAAGCAGTGTTGGATACCTGTGCTTATTTAGAAAAACAGGGTGCTATCGTAACTTATCTTCCTGTTGATGAAAAGGGCCTGCCCGATCTTTCTCTGCTTGAAAAAAATATACATGCTGAAACAATTTTGATTGCAGCGATGTATGCCAATAATGAAACAGGTGTTTTGTTTCCCATAAAAGAGATGTCATCAATTGCCAAAAAAGCGGGCGTGCTTTTTTTTAGTGATGCCACGCAGGCAGTAGGAAAAGTTCCGGTTGATGTGTTGAAAGAGGATATTGATCTGTTGGCTTTATCGGCACATAAACTTTATGGTCCGAAAGGAGTAGGTGCTTTGTATGTGCGGAGAAAAAATCCAAGAGTAAAACTGAGTCCACTTTTGTATGGTGGTGGTCATGAAAAAGGTTTGCGTAGCGGAACATTGAATGTGCCCGGTATTGTTGGCTTGGGAAAAGCATGCGACGTTTGTTTGTTAGATATGCAGGTAGATAGTTTACGAATTGAACAACTGCGTGATCAATTGTTGAATGGATTACTGGCGCTTGGATGCGTCAAACTTAATGGCGGTAAAAACTTTTTACTTCCGCATGTAGCAAATGTTTCGTTTGATTTTGCTGCTGCTGCACAACTTATCGGCCAATTGAGTAAACATATTGCTGTATCATCAGGATCAGCATGTACTTCTGCATCAGCAGAACCATCGCATGTATTAAAAGCAATGGGTTTGAAAGATGAACTGGCGATTGGTTCTATACGTTTTAGTTTGGGACGTTTTACAACTGAAGAGGAAATTACATCTGCTTTGAATAAGATTAAACAGGTTGTGCAGGATATACAGACTGTTTAA
- a CDS encoding murein L,D-transpeptidase catalytic domain family protein — protein sequence MKLFRTNLLYIAITALITLQIPIAIAGNSPEAGTLTHYLKETKEAAKVEMNAEEMIAAKADSIYDTLHLLQAGLQEEAFELAYEGYYKLLEQGKMSKKDVLTIADFSKPSSEKRLFVIDMEKGKILFHTLVAHGRNSGLVYATEFSNKFESNKSSLGFYLTMQTYYGGKGYALRLQGLEKGINDNAFERAIVLHGSDYVTSQFANSNGYLGRSLGCPAVPTKQTKPIINSIKNGSLLFIYHPTEEYKSKSTILNS from the coding sequence ATGAAACTATTCCGTACCAACCTGCTGTATATTGCTATTACGGCACTTATCACATTACAAATACCAATCGCAATTGCCGGTAACAGTCCTGAGGCCGGAACTCTTACGCATTATCTAAAAGAAACAAAGGAAGCCGCTAAGGTAGAAATGAATGCAGAAGAAATGATCGCTGCAAAGGCGGATAGCATTTATGACACACTACATCTCTTACAAGCGGGTTTGCAGGAAGAAGCATTTGAACTGGCGTATGAAGGCTACTATAAACTTTTAGAGCAAGGTAAAATGTCGAAAAAAGATGTTTTAACGATTGCTGATTTCTCGAAACCATCTTCTGAAAAGCGCTTGTTTGTAATTGATATGGAAAAAGGAAAGATCCTTTTTCATACACTCGTTGCACATGGCCGTAACAGCGGGCTTGTTTATGCAACAGAATTTTCGAACAAATTTGAATCAAATAAAAGCAGCCTTGGATTTTACCTCACCATGCAAACGTATTATGGTGGGAAAGGTTATGCTTTACGGCTTCAAGGTTTAGAAAAAGGAATTAATGACAATGCGTTTGAAAGGGCTATTGTATTGCATGGTTCAGATTATGTAACAAGCCAGTTCGCGAACAGCAATGGCTATTTAGGTCGTAGCCTTGGTTGCCCTGCTGTGCCAACAAAACAAACAAAACCTATCATTAACAGCATTAAAAACGGAAGTCTTTTATTTATTTATCACCCAACTGAAGAATACAAATCAAAGTCAACGATACTGAACAGTTAA